A window of Nostoc sp. PCC 7120 = FACHB-418 genomic DNA:
CTCAATCCTTATCATGATTACCTCCTCAGTCGCTGGAATAGCGGGAATCACAGCACCCAAAAACTGTTTGAGGAAATTCGCGCCTACGGCTATACCGGTAGTTATGCCACGGTCTCTCGCTTCACTCGTTATCTCAAGACCGTGCCTGGATTTGAACCAGCAAAAGGTTCAAGAAAAAACGCTTCTCTCAGGGTAAGCTCTTCCTCCCATCGTCCTCTCACCCCCAGTCGCGTCACAGCTTTAGTCTTGCGGCGACCAGAATTAATCTAGCGTGGCAAAACTTACTAGAGAAGACGACTCTCTAGATTAGCCAAGTAAGCCTTGGGGTCTCTGCGAAATCGATACTGTTCAATTCTGGCTTTGTGGTGTTTTTGCAATTGAGAGCGTAATTCGAGCCAAGTATGAATATCAACTTGTGCTAAATCAGATGCGGTAAAAGAATGAAGCTTAGTAGCTATCGCACAGGCAAGTTTGACAGAACCACGAATAACGAGAGATGAGGGGGCAACCTTACGACCGGTACAACGACGTTGATGATAACGTAGCATACCAAAAGCGTGTTCTAAGTCATTATTAGTTCTAGGAAAATCTTCAATTTCATAACAATGAAAAAGTCCAGACCAGTAGCTGTGGGTGGTTTTTATAAAGTTATCGATTGCAGTGTTCAGGGTACCAGCTTTCTGCTTTTGTTGAGACATTTCTGTCAACAGTTGCTGATAACTTTGTTTGACCCCAGCAGCATCAAGACCTATTTTATTGTTGAGAATATTACTAGCTTTATCAACCCACTGATATGCAACCCTCACAGGTGAAAATAAAGATGCAGTAGCAGATAATCCCTTAGCTAGAAGGTGTTTTAGGTTAACTAAAGGTGGTGGTAAAGCACTTCTTTTTTCCATCCTTTCTAAGCTTTGTTCTATCAAAGTCAAATTTTCTTGTAACTTTAATCCAGATGCCTCTAACGGTGGATGTCCATCATTGGTTATAGAACTACGGACTGCCGAGCAATAATCTTCAATAATAGTCACCAAATCCTTATCTTCATTGGTAACACTACGTTCAATTTCTCGTAATCCTCTAACTTTTTTTTTTCAATTCCTTTTTTGCATTTCTATCCGCCTCATATATGGGTTTAATTGCTTCTTTCAGGTAATGGTAATGACATAAACCATGAGCAATTTTAGGTAATGCTAACCCAACAGCTTTACGAATTGATTGTTGTCCATCACTAACAACTCCATCAATTGGTACATCCAGTGTATTAGCCACTTCTAATAATAACGCTACTAAATCTTCATTCCTTGATGATAATAAAGTTTTAGCAAGTAAAATTTCTCCTGATAGACAATCTCGAATTACCCATAATACCTCATGTCCAATTTCTGGCTGCATCCCATCAATGGCTAATATCACCCGTCCTTGATTAGCCACTATTGCTTTTAATCTTTTATGGTCTTTTAGCCATAAAGAAAGTAACTCGTCATATCTGTCAATTAAGTGTGTGACCGTTCGTTTACTTATACATATACCCTTTAATTCAAGGTGAGTATGTATTTGAGGAACACTTCTATGTTCCTGGTAGCGTAATGCTCCTATATAAGCAATCACATCCAAACCAAATTCGTTCTGTGGTAGAGCGAGTGACCCTTCTTGCTCTGGTCGATATGCTTTTTTATACCGCATACATGACTTATTTTGACATCGCCGAATTTTTAGCTGTAGTTCTACTACCCCATTTAGCGTTCTTATATGTCGAGGATTATTGTATTCATTCCACATTGCTTGACCACACGAAGGGCATTTTTTTTGAACACAATCGAGTACTTCAAACGATGTTGCCTCTGGTTTTAAACTTTTTCTTACCAAGTTTTTGTACCATTATTTCGTTACAAGCTCAAGATTACAGGATCTCTGCTCCTCTCTAGTAAGTTTTGCCACGCTAGGAATTAATACAGCCTAATGAGCGTGAAGTCATCGCTCAACTACTTTCAGCCCATTCGGATTTGAAGTCAGCTATTGAACTAGCTCAACAGTTTGCATCTCTTGTGCGTCAACGTCTGAGCAAGCAGCTCGATGCTTGGTTAAACAAAGCTAAAAACAGCTCGGTTTCTTTGTTGCGCTCCTTTGCTGTTAGTTTAGAGTCTGACTACAATGCTGTGAAAGCAGGTGTAACTATGTCAGTTAGTAATGGCCCAGTTGAAGGGCATATTAATCGACTGAAAATGTTAAAGCGGCAGATGTATGGTCGCGCCAAAATAGATTTACTGGAGCGACGGTTTTTGTTGACTATGTGAGGAGAAAATTTTGACAATTTACACTTGATTATATGAGTTATAGAAATCAGTTTATCTGGCAAAGAGCGGTTCAACTTGCTATCAATTGTTATAAATTTACCCGCCTATTTCCTCAGTCAGAATTGTATGGTTTAACCAGCCAAATCCGACGTTCATCTGTATCTGTAGCATCTAATATAGCAGAAGGCTATGGTAGACGCTCAAAGCCAGAATACATACAGTTTTTACATATTGCATTAGGTTCTTTGAGAGAATTAGATACGCAATTAATCATTGCAAAAGAAGTAGATTTAGCTGATAAAGACCTTTTTACTCCCATATTGAATGAGGTTGAAGAAATGCAAAGTATATTAGTTGCTACTTTAAACAAACTCAAAGGCTGAAATTATTACTTCTAGTCTTCCGACTTCTGCCTTCTGCCCTCTGCCCTCTGCCCTCTGCCTTTCCCCAACCAAGATCACCAAAAGTTGCCAAGAACCGTATTATGGTTCACATTTAAAACACGCGGACATAATTTGATTCATAAATTTAAGTTTTTGATTGGCTCAAAAGCTTGAAATTACGTTAACTTTTTGTCACGTTATGGTTCAAAATTTGGTCATGCAGGGGGTAAAATCACAGTTATTAGCAGTCTTGTAATGAAAGTCTTTCCGAGTATCAGCGACTTTCTTGTGCTGTTTGCCCAACTGCTGAATAGCTTTCTTGCGACGATTAGAACCCTTTTTGCGTCTTGAAACCTTGCGTTGTGCCAACTTTAATTTACGTTCAGCTTTACGTAAAAACTTTGGCGCTGCTATCCTATCGCCATCTGAAGTAACAATAAAATCAATCAATCCTACATCAATGCCAACAATATTATTGATATCAAGATCAGTCTTGATTGTTGGAACTGTCTTATCTTCTAAGCTCAAAGTCACATAGTAGCCATCTGCTTTTTTGGTTACAGATACAGTTTTAATATCAAACCCGTCTGGTATTGGACGATGAACAATTACTTTGACTGTTCCAATTTTTGACAGTGTTATTTTATCTTTGGTGAAATGCTCCTTTTTGAATTGTGGATAGGTGAAAGTCTTGTACTGACCTTTCCCTTTGAATCTTGGTTTGCCACTACGTTTGCCATTGCTATCTCCTTTTAACCATCGGTCAAAAGCAATTTCAACTTTTTTAGGTACTTCTTGCAACGTCTGAGAATGAATGCTTTTGTACCAAGGTCTGTCCTTCTTTAGTTGGGTTAGCGTTGCCTGTTGACTAAAGCGATTGGGCTTATCTCTTAACTCTGGGATATGACAAACAACAAGTGAGCATCTATCTACGGAGCAACGATTTTGCTCGTACCAATCAAACCTCTGAGCAAGCTGATAATTATACTGGCATCGAAGCATATCTAATGTTTTATCAATATGCAATGCTTGTTCTTTCGTTGGTTTTAGTGGGTACTGATAAGATATTCTCACTTGCTCGACTAATTAAGTGTTACTTTTTTAGTATACACTGATTTAGGCATAACATGAAAGATGATTTTGTTTCAAAAGGAAGGTCTGTTAGCGACCTAAAAGTGCATTTAGTATTGGTTACTAAATATCGGCGTAAAGCGTTTACGTCCGAGATGCTAAGTAGACTAAATGTTGTAATGCAAGAATTATTAGAAAAGTGGGATTGTAAGCTAGTAACGTTTAATGGTGAAGAGGATCATGTACACCTACTCTTTCAGTATCATCCAGACGTTGAACTTAGCAAGTTAGTCAATAATCTAAAGTCTGTATCATCGAGGAAACTTCGCCAAGAATTTGCAGAACATTTAGAAAGTTTCTATTGGAAGGACGTATTTTGGAGTGGTTCTTATTTTGTTGCTAGTTGTGGTGGCGTTACTGTTTCTACACTAAGAAAATATATTGAAGCGCAGGAATCACTCACACAATCAACCTAGAAATTGTTCGTTTCCTCCATATCCTCTTCTCTTGCCTACGGCATTGTTCAGAGCATTGTCGTCAACTCAATCGCATTCATCCCACACTCCTAAAAGTGAGATATGGAACCTCTGCTGAAATCAGTTAAATATTTGTCAAAATTCTAGCTTTTTTCAGGAGAAACTGTAGAATTATTGTTTCTGAAGAAAGAATATCTGCTCTTGCTTCCATGCCAGATTTAATTGCACACTGGCGATCACCTGCTGTTAGTTCCAGTTTTTTTGGTTGGATAGTTACCTCATACATTGCTGGATTATTTTGATTACCAGAGTTAATGACATCAGGAGAAATGGCACTCACACTGCCTTTGAGAGTGCCGTATTCAGTATAGGAACAACTAGAAATTCGTAATTGTACTTCTTGATTTGTTTCTACTTTACGAATATCGGAAGCTGGTACCAGTGCTTTAATAATTAAAGGCGACTTTCGAGGAGAAATTTGAGCAACAATATCACCCGAACGTATTATTTGTGCAGGATTACGCAGATTTAATTCCTGAATAATTCCAGAGGCAGAAGCGCGAATTGCTGTGTTAGCAATCTCACGCATAATTTGGTTTAGTTCCTGGCGATCGCGGCTCAATTGTTTTTGCAATTCTAATTTTTGCTGTAATAATTGTTCTCTTTCTTGATTTAATCTGCTTAAACTAACTTCACTAACAGCGCGTTCTGTAGCAATTTTTTCTTGAGCAATGACCACATTCGCATCACTAGGATTGAGATTAGCCAATGCCCCTTCCAGTCTAGCTTTTGCTGCTGCGATCGCATATTTTTGTTGTTGAATTGCTTGTTGGCTTTGTTCTACATTAGCTGTCTGCGATTCTAAGATCTGTTGTTGTTGTTCAAAAGCTAGTTGTACTTCTTGAAATTGATCTTGAGAAATTGAACCTGTTTCTAGTAAGGGTTTATATCTATCTCGTCTTGCTTGTGCAGCCTTTAAAGAAGTTTCGCTAGATTTAAAATTGGCAATTGCTGATTTTAACTGACTTTGGGTTTTTTGTAACTCTTTCTCAGCTTGCTGGAGATTTGCTTGAGCCTCCCTAAATTGCACAGAAGAATTGATTTCCCGATCTTGAAAATCACGCTGATTACGATTCAATTCAGCTTCCGCCGCAGATATCACCCGATTAATGCGATCGCGCTCTGCAATTATTTGTTTATTCAATGCCGTAATTTGGGCATCAATTTGAGTTAGTTGCAGTGTTGCTTGTTGAATATTCGTTTGTAGTTGGCTTTTTTGCGTTTGCAACCGATCATCCTCTACCAGGGCAATAATATCACCTTGATTAACTGTCTGATTAACCTGAACAGCCAAGCTTTTAATTTTGCCTTCCGTAGCTGCTTGCACCAAGCGCAACTCTCCATCTGGGCGCACAGTCGCCGGAACCTTTACAGTCACTCGATATTTAAGAATACTAGCCAGAAAAAAAGTAGTCGCAAAAATGCTTAAGAGAACCACACCCCCCATCGTTACCCAGCGATTAATCGGAGGCAAAAATTCATCAGGAGTCGCAGCGTGTAAGGAATAATTATCAGTCATCAGTCATCACTTATCAGTTACTTGTACTGAGCGGAGTCGAGGTATCAGTTAAACCTCATCCCCCTCATTCAAATATGACTTAGTAAAACTTTAGCGATCGCTTGAGAAATAGGCAAGCCAGGACACCGTTCTAACCAAAAGAATTCACCTACAGGATTAACTTCTAGAAAAACATAGCGATTATCTGGGGTTAAAATTACATCAATTGCCCCGTAATTTAAACCAAAATGCGCCATCAGTTGCAATAATTTGTCTGCCACATCTTGGGGTAAAGTATGGGTTTGCCAAGCATCAAGTAAAGCTACCCCCTGTTTTCGCCAATCGTAACGGGATTTATCTAAGGCTTGAGAATTTACAGCCGCAGTCAATATAGATTTACCCACAATCGTGATTCTTAGTTCTAAAACTTTGGCAATTTTTTCTTGAAATGTCATCGGACAAAAACGCAATCCCTCTAAATTTTCTAAATCTTCGCTCTTTACGGGATTGGTAAATACTACTTGTTCTCCCCCTTTTTCGTCATAAATGGCAAAGGAAGAAAGCATTTTTGTAATTACATCCTGTTGACATTCTGCGGCAAATTCTTTGACGGCTTGGGGATTATTGGTAGTTAAAGTCCGTGGGGTATCCAAACCGATTTTTCTGGCTACTTGCAGTTGTAGTTGCTTGTTTTCTGCACGACGAATATTTGGCACAGGGTCGAGGTGAAAACCTCTGATGCTGGCAATCATTCCTTGAATCGTGGCGCGAGATTCTTGAATAGAAGCTTGGCGCAATTGCTTATCCATAGTTGGAGGAATTTTTCCACCAATGGCGATGCGCCGATACCAAACTGCTGTTACTTCGTTTAAATCTAGCTTTTGGTCATCAGCAACCAGGACACATTTTTCCGTATTACTGTAATAAATATCTAGTTGTACTTCCGTGGGAAATCGGTCTGTGTCAAAACGAAATGCTTTACCTCCCTGTGATTCAATTGCTTGAGTTACTAGAGAAATACTTTCGTTATCGTGGCTGTGAGTAATAATTAAGACATTCATATAAAAGATTTTTAGTTTTGAATGAGAGAATCTGCGATTGCTTCGGAAATGGGATAATTTAAATCTCGCTCTAACATTCCCCATTCCCCTGTAGGATTAATTTCTAAAAAAACATATTCTTCTAATGGGGTAACGATGAAATCAAACGCGCCAAATGTCAAACCCAACCGCGCCATAAATTGATCAAGGTGCTGAATAATCTCCTTTGGTAATTCGTAAGGCTGCCATGTACAAGACTCTTGGTTAGCACGTCGCCAATCTTGGGTAGATGCTTCATAACTAGAAGCGTCTAAAGCTCCCACAAATAAATTGCCATTGACATATACTGCTCGTAATTCCTGCTGTTTGGGAATTTGCGCTTGAAAAACCATTGGACAGTAGCGCAGAGTCTCAGCATCTAGCAAGTCCTCTTCTTTAACGGTGCTGGTGTACATGAAAAAAGATGAGCCTTCCATGCTGTAAGAAAGGGGTTTTAACAGTTTGGTGATCATTTTGCCGTTGACTTGCTCAAAAAATTCTCTGGCTTCTTTGGGGTTATTAGTCACTAAAGTTGGAGGAATCACCAAACCAACTTCAGCAGCTACTCTCAGTTGATATAACTTATTTTCAGCTGCATTTATCTTCTGTAAATCATCCACCCAATGAGCGTGTCTGAGGCTGTCCCAAAAGCCATCCCACACAGCTAAAGATTCTTTAGTACAAGCATCTCGATATTGCGGAGCTAATTCTGGACTCAAATGCGGTTGCCAAAGTCGCCGCATCCATACAGCTTGTACTTGCTCAGTATTTAAGGTTATGTCTCCATACTCAATCTGATGATGAGAGTTTGATTGATGGAAATAAGCTTGAATTTTAACCGTCATGGGAAACTTATCAGTATCGAGGCGAAACGACTGGACATTTCTCCTGGATAAAGCTGCGGCAACTCTATCAATTGTGAAATAATCACCACTATGAGTAATTAATAAAACTACATCACGCTGTAAAGGCATAAAATATTTTTCTGGATGTCTGCAACACAAACTCGTTAATTATTAATAAACCAACCCTTTGAAGGGGTTGGCGACAATCAGTATATTCATTTATTGACAAAATTTTCCCAGTTCAAAACTTTATTTACTCAAAATTAGCTATTTCTAACCAACTGGTTGATCATCGTCATCAGATGGAAATTTCAGAGTAACAATTTCGCCACCACCATTGTCTTCATTATCAGAAGGATACTTCAGAGTGACAGCAATGTCTTCATCACGAAGTTTCCCGGTTACACCATTACCATCTTCACAATCAGAAGGATACTTTCTTGTTTGCCCTCTTTTTCCACCACTAACTGCTTCTGATTCTTCATCTGTCAGGTCTTCACAGTTTTGACCTTCTAAGAAGCGGGCAAAAAAGGGAACTGCTTGTGCGTTCAAATCTTCTTGTCTATTCTCTGGCATAAATATTCTCCTAAGACAAAAATAAGTGACAATCAATTAACATCTTTAAACCAGGGTATTACATAATGTTTAACTAGACAAGTTTTTAATTTCTCTTAAATAGTAGTTAACTTTTTCCATGCCCATATACATACAAAAAATTTATCAAAAAAACTAATATTAGTTACGGTTTAAGTATTACTTAGATAATGTTAAGTTTTATTAAAAAAATATTTTGTTTTGAACTTAGTTAATCCCAAAAGCATGAAATATCAGATTGTTTTGCAACACAGTGAAGAAGACTGCGGCGCAGCGTGTATTGCCACTATTGCCAAATATTATAAACGGGACTTTGCGATCGCTCGTGTCCGGGAAGCTGTGGGTACAGGCGCACAAGGGACAACTCTGGTAGGTTTAAGACGCGGTGCAGAAAGTCTAGGATTTCATGCACGGCAAGTAAAAGCAACGCCACAATTAATTAATCAACTCCAGGAAGCACCTCTGCCTGCGATTATTCATTGGAAAGGTTACCACTGGGTAGTATTGTATGGTCAAAAAGGGAAAAAATATGTAATTGCAGATCCTGGCGTTGGTATTCGCTACATCAACCGCGAGGAATTAGCCACAGGCTGGGCAAATTGCATTATGTTATTGCTAGTCCCAGATGAAATTCGCTTTTATCAACAAGAATCAGATAAAATTAAGGGCTTCAGTCATTTTTTAGCCAGAGTCATACCTTATCGCCACATTTTAACGGAAGCATTTTTAATTAACTTAGCAATGGGAATATTGTCCCTAGCTTCCCCTTTTTTGATTCAAATTTTGACTGATGACGTATTAGTTAGAGGTGATATACAGCTACTAACTACAGTGGGAATTGGGGTAATGGCAATGAATATTTTTAGTAGTAGCTTAAAACTCATCCAATCTAACTTAATTGCCCATTTTGCTCAACGTTTAGAATTAGGCTTAACTTTAGAATTTGGTAGACAAATTTTGCGTCTACCTTTAACCTACTACGAAGCTCACCGGAGTGGAGAAATTGTGAGTCGTTTGCGGGATATTGAACAAATAAATCAACTTGTATCACAAGTCGTTATTAGCTTTCCTAGTCAAATTTTAATTGCCATAATTTCCCTAGCATTTATGTTGATTTACAGTTTCAAATTACTAGGTGTGGCAGTATTAATGGCATTTATTATGTCATTATCTACAATAATTTTTCTGCCGACATTACAGCGCAAAGTTCGTGATGTTATTGTCACTCAAGCCGAAAATCAAGGTATGTTAATTGAAACTTTTAAGGGGATACTAACATTGAAAACTAGCAACACAGCGCCGCAAGCTTGGGAAGAAATTCAACAGCGTTTTGGCCATCTGGCAAATTTGAGTTTTAGCACTGTGCAAATTGGTATTATCAATAATGTATTTTCTGGCTTGGTTTATGGATTTAGTAATTTGGCTGTACTATGGTTTGGGAGCAGTTTAGTAATTAATCAAGAATTAAGTATTGGTCAATTGTTAGCCTTTAATGCGATGAATGCTAATTTTAATGGTTTAATTACTACCGTAATTGGTTTTGTAGATGAATTTGCTAGAGTTAAAACTGCCACCCAACGGGTAACGGAAGTTATTGATAGTACCCCTGAAGATCAAAATGAACAAGCTAAACCTTGGGCGAATCTTCCTGAAAATACAGATATTATCTGCTCTCAAATTAATTTTCACCACATAGGTAGAGCCAACTTACTTACAGATTTTTCTGTAACTATTCCTGGGGGGGAAGTTACAGCATTAATTGGTAAATCTGGTTGTGGTAAAAGCACTTTAGCAAAACTTATAGCTGGATTATATCCGTTACAATCAGGTAATATTCGTTTCGGAATTTATAACCATCATGATTTATCTTTAGAATGTCGGCGACAGCAAATAATATTAGTCCCTCAAGAAGCCCATTTTTGGAGTCGTTCAATTTTTGATAACTTCCGCTTTAGTTATCCTGATGTTACTTTTGAACAAATTGTCAAAGCTTGTCAAATTGCTGGTGCAGATGAATTTATTAATGAATTACCGGATGGCTACCAAACTGTATTAGGGGAATTTGGGGTAAATATTTCCGGTGGGCAAAAACAAAGATTAGCTTTAGCCAGAGCTATTGTGACCGAACCACCAATTTTAATTTTAGATGAATCGACTAGTGCCTTAGACCCAGTATTAGAAGCCCAAGTATTAGATAAATTGTTATTTCATCGGCAAGGTAAAACGACTATTATTATTAGCCATCGTTCCCGTGTCATTTTACGTGCAGATTTGATTGTTTATTTAGATAAAGGGCATTTAAAACTACAAGGTACTCTAGACCAAATACAAGTTATTTCAGGAGAACACTTAGATTTTTTAAACCCTTGATTAGTATTTGTAATATGCACATGGCGAAATTGTTGAAATGTTGCGCTTGCGTGGCAAATAGATCGGAAGTACCATACTGTTTACCCAGAGTTTTGACAAACAAAAAGCTGCTGCCATTGCTGATCTAAGCTCAGACAAGTTCAATCTGCAAACAACTTGTGATTAACCTACGCCCCGCCACTCTAGCCGATTTGAATTTGTTGCGACATTGGGATGAGCAACCTCATGTGATTGCTTCAGATCCCAATGATGACTGGGGTTGGGAGGTAGAACTTGCTCGTTCTCCCGATTGGAGAGAGCAATTGATTGTGGAAATTGATAGTCGTCCTATCGGATTTATCCAGATCATCGATCCAGCACAAGAGGATAGCCATTACTGGGGTGATGTTGGGGAGAATCTTCGTGCCATTGATATTTGGATTGGTGAAGAGACTGATTTGGGTAAAGGCTATGGAACGCAAATGATGCGGCTTGCACTTGCTCGATGTTTTGCTGATCCACTTGTGACAGCTATACTTGTTGATCCACTAGCCAGCAATACCCGTGTTCATCGCTTTTATGAACGCCTTGGCTTCAAATTCATCGAGCATCGCTGTTTCGGTGACGATGAGTGCTTTGTTTATCGCCTAAACCGAGAAGATTGGCACTGCAAAAGTGAAGTGTATGTCTAGATCAATTTCTTGCGCTCGTTGAATGGGCAGTTGATTTTCCCAATCATCCAGCGCGATCGCTTGATGTAATGTTATCGAAAAATTGGGTTTAATACCATTTCACGAAAAACATGATACAAACGTAAACCCTAAAAGTCTTGCTGAATCTAGGTTTTTTAATTGCGAATTGCGAATTGTGAATTGGTATGACGGTTAGGCTGATGTAGCCTTTGAGAAAAATTTAGGTTCACCAAACTCAAAGGTTATTGCTGGGAGTTCGGCACTAAGTAAAATGTATCTAAATTTGCCTCTGGTGAATAATGCTTTCTAGCTAAAAGCTGTGCAACCATCTCTGCACGAGACGAAACTTTAAGCTTACGAAACATTCGCTTTAAAGCTTGCTTGACGGAATTTTCAGTAATCCAAAGCTGATGCCCAATTTCTGCGTTAGTTAGCCCCAAAGCAACCAACTGAGCAATTTGTAACTCACGAGGTGTTAAGTGTTGGCGTAGCCCGCCGCAGGCATCGCTTTGAAAAGGATAGTGGTGCGACTTTGCTGTGGCAGTAGATTGTGAATCAACTGTTGCAGCCCAAACAGATAGGTGCAAGCAAATAGAACTCAAATCGGTGAGATTTTGTGTATCAAAGGCAGGCATTGATTTTTCACGGGTGCAACCTACTACGCCGACTATTTGATTGCGGTTAATGATCGGCCCCGCCATAACGTGCCAATGATCTTGGCGGGGACAAATGACTTTCCAAGCCTTTGGTGACATCACTAATGCTTCATGGACAGGCGCATGACGTTCTACCAAATAATGCGCTATGGGATTGTGTTCAATGGATAATGCAATTTTGAGAATTTTCTGAAGATTTTTATCAGCAGCTAAGGATAATTGCTCAAAGAAAAAGATGGAATATCGTTTTGCCCCAAAATACTCCCCAATTTGTGGCACAACTTGTAATCGTAGTTCATGCTCACTAGGGGCTTGGTTGATGGTTTCAAAAATCAGCTTTAGGGGAATTGTCATGAGTAAAGTTGACTCAAGTGTACTCTTTCGAGGTCTAGGAGCATCGCAGCACAGAGACTATATTAACTTTAATCTCAATTCGATTTTGAGATAAGAAGCAATCAAGAAATTCTACACGCATTGTATAGCAAGCTTTATGCTTTACCCATCAGCAGAATGAAAAAATTTAAGAGGAACCAATGAGACAAGACGCAATCTTTAGTCCCTTTTTTGCATCAATGTTTTTAACACTCTTGGTCTGGGTGTATATGTACATTCGTCGTATTAGTTTCATCACAAGTAGAAAACTTAAACCCCAAGACCTAGCTGTACCTAATACACTGGCACAAATTTCACCCCCAAGTGTATCTAATCCATCTGATAATCTGAAAAACCTGTTTGAGATTCCGGTACTTTTTTATGCGCTTTTACTTTATTTGTTTATCACGCAGCAGGTGGATACAGTCTATGTGAATGCTGCGTGGATTTTCGTTTTGTTTCGTGTCTTGCATAGTGTGGTTCATTGCATATTCAATCTCGTTATACTTCGGTTCTATCTTTACCTATTTGCAACGCTGGCAGTGTGGTTTATCGCGTTCCGTGCAGCTTTTATTCACTTTAGTATATAAAGGAACTACCCAATAGCTATTAAATCAGTGAGGTATGCCAAATCTTAACCAAAGATGATGGCGATCGCAGGGGGAAAGCCCTTTACAGTTTCTTGAAGTACCTAGCAACTGGGAACAACCCAAAACCCAGTTTTTCATAGGTACAACGTGCTGGTGCATGACCAGGATCACCTCCAGTTTCGACCATAGCAATGGAAATTCCCGTCGCTTTCATCCAATTAAGAGCAAAGTTTATCAGAGCAGAACCTACGCCTTGACACATAGTTTGATAAACTACTTCAAGTTAAAGACTGTTAGTACCGTTTTTCGATAGATGCAAGTAGAAGAAATTTTAGCTCAACTAGAAATTAATACTAAAACTTTCCCCCGTTTAGCTTTAGAAGCAGCCATCGAGCAGAGAGAAGCTATTACACCTATATTAATATCAACTTTAGATAAGTTAAGTGAGAATCTTGAACAGCTATTAGAGAAAGAAGACTATATTTTACATATTCATGCTTTATATTTACTAGCACAGTTTAGGGAAGAGTCAGCATACCCTACAATTATCAAGTTTTTTTCAGTTCCTGGTGATGTTGCATTAGATGTAACTGGAGATATAGTAACTGAGGATTTAGGTAGAATACTCGCTTGCGTTAGTGGCGGAAGGATTGAGCCGATAAAACAACTTATAGAAAATTCAAAAGCTAATGAATATGTAAGGGGTGCTGCATTAGAAGCATTATTAGTTTTAATAGCTCAAGAAGTTATTACTAGAGAACAGGTTATACAATATTATGCCAAGCTGTTTTCAACTTTAGATAAAGAAGATCATTATATCCAAACTACTTTAGTAACCAATAGCGCACAGCTTTGTGCAGTCGAACTGCAAGAACAAATAAATCGGGCTTTTGAGCAAAACTCAGTTGATTTGTTTTTTATTGACCAGGAAGATGTAAGCACTTA
This region includes:
- a CDS encoding MvdC family ATP-grasp ribosomal peptide maturase, whose amino-acid sequence is MPLQRDVVLLITHSGDYFTIDRVAAALSRRNVQSFRLDTDKFPMTVKIQAYFHQSNSHHQIEYGDITLNTEQVQAVWMRRLWQPHLSPELAPQYRDACTKESLAVWDGFWDSLRHAHWVDDLQKINAAENKLYQLRVAAEVGLVIPPTLVTNNPKEAREFFEQVNGKMITKLLKPLSYSMEGSSFFMYTSTVKEEDLLDAETLRYCPMVFQAQIPKQQELRAVYVNGNLFVGALDASSYEASTQDWRRANQESCTWQPYELPKEIIQHLDQFMARLGLTFGAFDFIVTPLEEYVFLEINPTGEWGMLERDLNYPISEAIADSLIQN
- a CDS encoding microviridin/marinostatin family tricyclic proteinase inhibitor translates to MPENRQEDLNAQAVPFFARFLEGQNCEDLTDEESEAVSGGKRGQTRKYPSDCEDGNGVTGKLRDEDIAVTLKYPSDNEDNGGGEIVTLKFPSDDDDQPVG
- a CDS encoding peptidase domain-containing ABC transporter — encoded protein: MKYQIVLQHSEEDCGAACIATIAKYYKRDFAIARVREAVGTGAQGTTLVGLRRGAESLGFHARQVKATPQLINQLQEAPLPAIIHWKGYHWVVLYGQKGKKYVIADPGVGIRYINREELATGWANCIMLLLVPDEIRFYQQESDKIKGFSHFLARVIPYRHILTEAFLINLAMGILSLASPFLIQILTDDVLVRGDIQLLTTVGIGVMAMNIFSSSLKLIQSNLIAHFAQRLELGLTLEFGRQILRLPLTYYEAHRSGEIVSRLRDIEQINQLVSQVVISFPSQILIAIISLAFMLIYSFKLLGVAVLMAFIMSLSTIIFLPTLQRKVRDVIVTQAENQGMLIETFKGILTLKTSNTAPQAWEEIQQRFGHLANLSFSTVQIGIINNVFSGLVYGFSNLAVLWFGSSLVINQELSIGQLLAFNAMNANFNGLITTVIGFVDEFARVKTATQRVTEVIDSTPEDQNEQAKPWANLPENTDIICSQINFHHIGRANLLTDFSVTIPGGEVTALIGKSGCGKSTLAKLIAGLYPLQSGNIRFGIYNHHDLSLECRRQQIILVPQEAHFWSRSIFDNFRFSYPDVTFEQIVKACQIAGADEFINELPDGYQTVLGEFGVNISGGQKQRLALARAIVTEPPILILDESTSALDPVLEAQVLDKLLFHRQGKTTIIISHRSRVILRADLIVYLDKGHLKLQGTLDQIQVISGEHLDFLNP
- a CDS encoding GNAT family N-acetyltransferase, which encodes MINLRPATLADLNLLRHWDEQPHVIASDPNDDWGWEVELARSPDWREQLIVEIDSRPIGFIQIIDPAQEDSHYWGDVGENLRAIDIWIGEETDLGKGYGTQMMRLALARCFADPLVTAILVDPLASNTRVHRFYERLGFKFIEHRCFGDDECFVYRLNREDWHCKSEVYV
- a CDS encoding helix-turn-helix transcriptional regulator, which gives rise to MTIPLKLIFETINQAPSEHELRLQVVPQIGEYFGAKRYSIFFFEQLSLAADKNLQKILKIALSIEHNPIAHYLVERHAPVHEALVMSPKAWKVICPRQDHWHVMAGPIINRNQIVGVVGCTREKSMPAFDTQNLTDLSSICLHLSVWAATVDSQSTATAKSHHYPFQSDACGGLRQHLTPRELQIAQLVALGLTNAEIGHQLWITENSVKQALKRMFRKLKVSSRAEMVAQLLARKHYSPEANLDTFYLVPNSQQ
- a CDS encoding MAPEG family protein, yielding MYIRRISFITSRKLKPQDLAVPNTLAQISPPSVSNPSDNLKNLFEIPVLFYALLLYLFITQQVDTVYVNAAWIFVLFRVLHSVVHCIFNLVILRFYLYLFATLAVWFIAFRAAFIHFSI